The nucleotide sequence GCTTGAATTTGGTGAAAACAGAAATTTACCGACAAAGCGCTTAAAAGTGGAACTAACTACCCATAAAGAGCTTGAGCTTGAGCAAATTTACAGTCAAATTTCTGAGCTTATGAGTTTAAAAACTCCGCCAGATCCTTTAAAAAGCTCATTGAAATGTAAAAAATGTGCTTATTTTAACTACTGTTTTATCTGAGAAAATAGATGCCAAAACTTCATACTAGATATATTTTTTCTATGGGCGAGCTGAGTCGCAAAGACAACTCTTTGGCTTTTAAAAATGAAAAAGGTACAACATACATTCCTATAGTTGGTATAAGAGAAATTTATTGTATGAATGAAGTGAGTATGAACTCAAAATTGTTCGATTTTCTTGCCAAAAATGGAATTACGATTCATTTTTTCAATTATTATGGAAACTATAGTGGTAGTTTTTATCCTAAAAAACATCTTATAAGTGGTCGCATAATTACATCACAAGTAGAGGCTCTTGCGACTAGAAATATCATAGCAAAAAGCATAGTAAAGGGCATTGCGTTAAATATGCATGAGGTTTTATATCACTATTACAGGCATGGAAAAACAGAGCTTAAGCCTCTTTTGGATTATCTTAAACTCAAAGTTCCAAATATGCTGATAAATGCAAATACAATTCCGCAAATTATGTTTATCGAAGGGCAAATTTGGAGCAAATTTTATGATAGTTTTGAACTATTTTTAGATGAGAGTTTCAGCTTAGCAAAGCGTGTTAAACGTCCGCCAGATAATCCTATGAACGCTATGATAAGTTTTGGAAATTCGCTTCTTTATACAAAAACTATAAGTGCAATTTATCAAACTCATCTTGAACAAAGTATTAGTTATCTGCATGAAAGTAGCGATGCTAGATTTAGTCTTAGTTTGGATCTAAGTGAAGTTTTTAAGCCTATTATCGTATTTAAAACAGTATTTGAACTTATAAATTTAAAAAAGATAAATATCAAAAAACATTTTGAAAAAAAGGTGGAATTTTGTCTGTTAAATGAAGCGGGACGGAAAATTTTTGTAGAGAGTTTTGAAGAGAGACTAAATGAATCGTTTTTGCATTCTAAGCTAGGTAGAAAAGTTTCTTATAAAACAGCTTTGAAATTAGAAGGATATAAGCTTATTAAATTTATATGCGAGGCACGCGAATTTATACCATTTAGTTTAAAAGATAAGCGATGACAAATTACAATTATGCTTACGTTTTTTACGATATTAGCGATAAAGAGAGTGAAGCTGGCAAACGACGTGTAGCAAAAGTTTTTAAGCTGTGCAAGAAGTATTTTTTGCATCATCAAAAGTCTGTTTTTAAAGGAGAGATAACTCCTTCAAATTTTATTAAATTTAAATCCGCAGTAGAAAAGCTGATTGATAAAAATATCGATGTTATCACCATTTTAAGGCTAATAAGAAAAGATGATATAGATGAGATGACTTTAGGCGGTCTAGATTTTGTTAAAAATGAAATGTTTTTATAACTATCCCTCATTTTCTTACATTTTTCCTTTCATTTTCTCTTATATTTTTCTCATATTCTCATTTATCTAATTTATCATTTAAATTTAAATAATCAAATTTAGATAATCAAAATTAAAATTTAAGTTCAAATAATTTAAATTTAAATTATTAAATTTAGATAATTAAAATTCAAGTTCATATTAATAACACTATTTACACACCAACAATCACAAATTTATATTTTATATTACATTAAGCTTTTTCCAACCTAATTTTAGTTAAACTTTTAAAAAACATAGATAAATAGTTTAAATTTAATGTTTTTTATGATATTTAACTTATTATTGTTATTT is from Campylobacter fetus subsp. testudinum 03-427 and encodes:
- the cas1 gene encoding CRISPR/Cas system-associated endonuclease Cas1, type I-B/HMARI (Pfam match to PF01867.12 Cas_Cas1), producing the protein MPKLHTRYIFSMGELSRKDNSLAFKNEKGTTYIPIVGIREIYCMNEVSMNSKLFDFLAKNGITIHFFNYYGNYSGSFYPKKHLISGRIITSQVEALATRNIIAKSIVKGIALNMHEVLYHYYRHGKTELKPLLDYLKLKVPNMLINANTIPQIMFIEGQIWSKFYDSFELFLDESFSLAKRVKRPPDNPMNAMISFGNSLLYTKTISAIYQTHLEQSISYLHESSDARFSLSLDLSEVFKPIIVFKTVFELINLKKINIKKHFEKKVEFCLLNEAGRKIFVESFEERLNESFLHSKLGRKVSYKTALKLEGYKLIKFICEAREFIPFSLKDKR
- the cas2 gene encoding CRISPR/Cas system-associated endoribonuclease Cas2, type I-B/HMARI (Pfam match to PF09827.5 CRISPR_Cas2), whose translation is MTNYNYAYVFYDISDKESEAGKRRVAKVFKLCKKYFLHHQKSVFKGEITPSNFIKFKSAVEKLIDKNIDVITILRLIRKDDIDEMTLGGLDFVKNEMFL